A window of Pirellula sp. SH-Sr6A contains these coding sequences:
- a CDS encoding DUF1501 domain-containing protein codes for MDTFQVNRRQWLQNAGMGFGGIALHWMLSNEKAVAEIHHPPKAKRVIWLFLEGGPSHLDLLDPKPLLNELSGKPLPSSFREPITAMGEKGAPLLASPRQWKQYGESGLYASDWIPHIGECLDDIAVIRSCWTNGINHAGGVCQMNTCLNFAGRPSLGSWVNFGLGTENENLPAFVVLCDNAGRPVNGPRNWGSGFMPASYQGVRIQGGEAEPIPNLRTPEDQTGSRLETKLQLLKQFNQSYAALHPQQSELEARIRSYELAFRMQAEAPEALDLSQETEETQQLYGLDQKETQSFGRNCLLARRLVERGVRFVQLYSGTGSKWDSHADIEKNHGNLCRSMDKPVAGLLKDLKQRGLLDDTLVIWGGEFGRTPMSEKGNGRDHNPTGFTIWMAGGGVKGGQTIGATDELGLYAIEDKMHVHDIHASILWLLGLDNMKLTYDHKGRIERPTINEGRFQKKLITG; via the coding sequence ATGGATACGTTCCAAGTCAATCGACGACAATGGCTTCAAAATGCAGGAATGGGGTTTGGGGGTATCGCCCTCCACTGGATGCTTTCGAACGAGAAAGCGGTTGCAGAGATCCATCATCCCCCCAAAGCCAAGCGAGTGATCTGGTTGTTCTTGGAGGGTGGGCCAAGCCATCTGGATCTGCTCGATCCCAAACCCTTGCTGAACGAGTTGTCAGGAAAGCCGCTTCCGAGCAGCTTCCGCGAACCGATCACTGCGATGGGAGAAAAAGGAGCGCCCCTCCTCGCATCGCCTCGCCAGTGGAAGCAATATGGCGAAAGCGGGCTCTACGCATCCGATTGGATTCCCCACATCGGTGAATGCCTCGATGACATCGCGGTGATCCGGTCCTGTTGGACCAACGGCATCAATCATGCCGGGGGGGTTTGCCAAATGAACACCTGCCTAAACTTTGCAGGACGTCCCTCCCTCGGTTCTTGGGTCAACTTCGGACTCGGAACCGAAAACGAGAACTTGCCCGCCTTCGTCGTTCTGTGCGATAACGCCGGTCGCCCCGTCAACGGTCCTCGCAATTGGGGAAGTGGTTTCATGCCTGCGTCCTACCAAGGCGTTCGAATACAAGGCGGAGAAGCCGAGCCGATTCCCAACTTGCGAACACCTGAGGATCAAACCGGCAGCCGGCTGGAAACCAAGCTCCAATTGCTGAAGCAATTCAACCAGTCCTACGCCGCATTGCATCCGCAACAGTCGGAACTGGAAGCCCGGATCCGCAGCTACGAGTTGGCTTTCCGCATGCAAGCAGAAGCACCCGAAGCGCTCGACCTCTCGCAAGAAACCGAAGAAACGCAACAGTTATACGGACTGGACCAAAAGGAAACGCAATCCTTTGGACGCAACTGCCTGCTCGCCCGGCGGTTGGTCGAACGAGGGGTCCGCTTTGTCCAGCTCTATAGCGGTACAGGGAGCAAGTGGGATTCGCACGCGGATATCGAAAAGAACCACGGAAATCTTTGCAGATCGATGGACAAGCCGGTAGCGGGATTGCTCAAAGATCTCAAGCAGCGAGGACTGCTGGACGACACGCTCGTGATTTGGGGGGGCGAATTTGGCAGGACACCTATGAGTGAAAAAGGAAATGGCCGCGATCACAACCCGACCGGCTTCACGATCTGGATGGCAGGAGGTGGCGTGAAAGGAGGGCAAACGATCGGAGCGACCGATGAACTCGGCCTCTACGCGATCGAGGACAAAATGCACGTTCACGACATCCACGCCTCCATTCTTTGGCTGCTCGGTCTGGACAACATGAAACTGACGTACGACCACAAAGGTCGAATCGAACGCCCCACGATCAACGAAGGACGATTCCAAAAGAAACTCATCACCGGTTGA